The Streptomyces sp. NBC_01353 genome contains a region encoding:
- a CDS encoding nuclear transport factor 2 family protein, whose amino-acid sequence MTQRVDLATVMDRLAIDDLVTGYAVAVDDSDWTGYRALFTRDGRADYRDSGGVEGPAAEVADWLEETMRLFPVRQHLIVNRRVTIQDLGGYPGDSAEVRADYVNPMRFESGEDFVCGGRYTFSLLRTDAGWRLHSVVVREKWRRA is encoded by the coding sequence ATGACGCAGCGCGTGGATCTCGCGACCGTGATGGACCGGCTTGCCATCGACGACCTCGTCACCGGGTACGCGGTGGCCGTGGACGACTCCGACTGGACGGGCTACCGGGCGCTGTTCACGCGCGACGGCAGGGCCGACTACCGCGATTCCGGCGGTGTCGAGGGCCCGGCGGCCGAGGTCGCCGACTGGCTCGAGGAGACGATGCGGCTCTTCCCGGTACGGCAGCACCTGATCGTGAACCGCCGGGTGACCATTCAGGATCTCGGCGGCTACCCGGGGGACTCGGCCGAGGTCCGGGCCGACTATGTGAACCCGATGCGCTTCGAGTCGGGCGAGGACTTCGTCTGTGGCGGCCGTTACACGTTCTCCCTGCTCCGGACGGACGCCGGCTGGCGGCTCCACTCGGTCGTCGTACGGGAGAAGTGGCGCCGCGCCTAG